Below is a genomic region from Isosphaeraceae bacterium EP7.
CGGCCAGCCGGGTCGCCTCGGTGGCCAGGAAGCCCCTGACCCATTGGCGGAGCCGGGTCCGTTCGGCTTCGTTCGGCTGGCGCGCCTCCTTGGGGGGCATCTCGCCGTTCTCGATCAACTCGGCAACCCGTTGCCAGACCCGAGGCGCGTTCCGGACCTGGTCGAGCTTGGTGAACCGTTCCAGGTCGAGGTCGCCTTCTTGCTCCTCGGTCGAGTGGCACTCCAGGCAATATCGCTTCACGAGCGGGACCGTGGCCGCTTCGAATTCTTTGGTGGCTTCGTCCGTCGGAGCCGGCCCTCCGGCCAGCGCAAAGGTCGTGGGCGCGAGTATCGCGAGCACTAGATTGAGGAAAATCGCGCGCCAGTTACCCATTCCTCGCTTCTCCCGTCACACGGACTCGACGGTCCGACTCGGACCGATCAGCCGTGGCCCATCGAATCCATTCGCGGATGGGTCGAACGAGGAAGATCCTCGGTCGAGCCTTTACCTAATGCTTCACGTTAAACATCCTACAAACTTTTCGCTCTCGCAAAATCGTTTTGTTCCCGAGCCCGGGCCAATCCTCGCTGAAATCGCCCGGGAGGATCGGAAATCCGCACCTGGACGAGGTGACCCCCGGAGGCGGCGACGACGAGCAAGTGGTCGGGGAGGCAGGAGCGGATCTCGCCAAGATGCCGGGCCGGGCGCTGGAAGTGGCAGTCGATCTTCTTGAGCACCTGAGCCTGAATCGTCCCGTTGCCCTGAGTCTCCGCGTCGCGGTCGCGAAGCACCGCCAGCGAGGTCTCTCCGCGAAGAAGCGTCGCGCCGACTGCCTCGGTCGGGGCGGCACCTTCGTTCACATCAGCAAGTCATCGCCCTGGCCAGACTCGGTGCCGGCCTACGACTTGGGCAAGCTTCCGACACTGAAGGCCCATCGCTTACGCCGGAGGTTGAAGTGGATCCAGACGCTGCCGTCCCGTTCCTGGAGCGATCCCATGTCGCCCCCTCGCCGGCCAACGTCAATTCCGTGCGTCGAGGGCGAACCGACCAATTTCTCACCGGGAGGGCAGGACGGGCTCCTCGCTCATTTCCATAACTCCATTACCGGCGGTGGGATTCGAACCCACACGGGGGTTCCCCCCGGGGGATTTTAAGTCCCCTGATGGTCCAGCTATAAATTGCGATCAGGTAAAGGCTTCGCATCATATCGGCGGTCGCAAATCCCTTCCCTTTCCCTTCGGGATTCGAGAGACGCCCCCAGACCTGGCCGAAGTCATCGTCGCTTGGCCTGAACTCCCCGAGCCGATCAGGGCCGCCACCTTGGCGATGATCCGGTCGGCACTTGGTCAGGGGAGCCGCAAGGGATGATGAGTTTTACTCCCACGGGGCAGTTCGGTCGCTCGTCGGCCCATGAGGGCGGGAGGACTTTCGATGAAGCGCATCCGACACTCGCCCGAGCAGATCATTCGCAAGCTCCGCGAGACCGACGCCTACTTGCCACCGGGAGCCCCGGTCCTCCCGCTTCCGGACAAAGGCGCGGACATGCTGAAGCTCGACCTGGCCGCCGCGGGGATCGCCTACAAGGGCCAGGGGGGCCTCGTCTTCGACTTCCATGCCTTGCGGTGCCAGTGCGCGACGCTGGCCGATCAGGCCGGGGTCTCGCCCCGAGTCGTCCAGAAGCTCATGCGTCACTCGACGCTGGAGCTGACCGGACGCTACACCCGGCCGAGGATGGTCGACATCGAGAGTGCGGCCTCATCGCTTCGCAGCCTCCGCCCGGACAGCCCGAGCCGCGAATTCATGGCGGCGACAGGGACGGACGGGGGACGCATCAACAATCCCCTTGACCACCGGAGGGGACGGATCGGGCCGGACGGTGGCGGATGCTGACGCGAAGGGCGTACAGATGGTCGGCGAGGAGATCGGCCGTAGAGCCATGACAGTGGCGGGGTTTGACGGCCTGGAGCGGGACCTGGCGGTGAGGGGGGCGAATAGCGGCGTCCGGACTCGAACCGGAGACCTGCGGATTAAGAGTCAGCGAACTAATAACCCTAATGTTATTTGCGTTAATGCCTTGCGCATGGCCGACCCGTCCGTTGCCCACCATTTGCCCACCGACACCCGTCCGATATACCCAGACCTTGCGGA
It encodes:
- a CDS encoding tyrosine-type recombinase/integrase; translation: MKRIRHSPEQIIRKLRETDAYLPPGAPVLPLPDKGADMLKLDLAAAGIAYKGQGGLVFDFHALRCQCATLADQAGVSPRVVQKLMRHSTLELTGRYTRPRMVDIESAASSLRSLRPDSPSREFMAATGTDGGRINNPLDHRRGRIGPDGGGC